A segment of the Leptospiraceae bacterium genome:
TTTATGTTTTTGTTGGATTTGAGGTATCCGGAGACTACGACATCGATGTTGAGGAGGTCGTCTTTTTCATCTTCGGAAATGATGCCTTCATCGACTTTTTGTTCGAGGAAGGTGGCGAGGTTTTCGATGTGCAGGAGTTTGCAGTTTCGGATGAGTTTACCGAAGAAGGCGGGGGCTTTTTCACGGACACGACGTTCGAAGTCTGAGCCTTTGAGAGCGTTTACGTCGTTCTTGAGTTTAGCCACATCTTGTTTTAAGATTTCGACATCTTGTTTTAAGATGTCTACGGTTTGTTTTAGTGAGATGTAGTTATGTTTTAGGGTTTCGACATCTAGTTTTAAGGTTTCGACGTCTTGTTTTAGAGGTAGGAATTGAGTATTAACGAAGGTTTCGAATTTTTTGGGTAGTTCGATGAGGTCTTCGGTGAGGATGAGGGAGCGGATTTGTAGGAGAATTTCTGGGTGTTCTTTGAGGATACGAAGGATGTCGAAGATAGTTTTGATTTCAAAAGTTTGGTTCATATAGAAACTAAGAAAAGAAAGACTTTTCTATTTTCAATTTGTTTTTTTATTCATAAATTTAAACCTGATTCGTTTTGACTTTATTTTCAGATGGATAAACCATCTTAAACATTTGACAAAAACGTATTTATAAAGAAAGTTGTATAGCAAATTCTTTGAGCAAAAGAAGGTGCCCATGAAGTCTGTAAAGGAAATCACAAAAATCAAATATTTGGACTCCCCAAGTGAATGGGTTCGTAGTTTCGCTTGCAACCACTTAAGCATATTGATTGTGTGTAGAGGTCCCATTCGTAAAGAAGCAATGGATGTGTTCGAAGGCTTAGGGATACGATATGGAATTCTGTTATCAGAAAAAGATTCTGTAGTCTATCCTCAGACTCTTGCTCCTGAGCTCCGTCAAATCAGGGATCCTGAACGTGTCCACCGAATCCCCGATTATACAGGTGCAACTCAAGATGAACGCAACCAGAGAATCCAAGACATCATCAACATTTGCAAAAAATATAATTATACTCATGTGTTTGCTGGTTATGGCTTCATGGCAGAGGATGCTCACTTTGTTTCTTCTCTTGAGAATGCAGGTATTGGTTTCGTTGGACCTGAATCAGGAGTTCACCTTAAGGCAGGTTCCAAAGATAATGCTAAAAAAATTGCACGTAAAGTTCAAGTTTCAGTTACACCAGGTATTGATAATATCACTTCATTAACCTTAATTGACAAAGTTCAAGGTCGTAATGGTTTATTAGATTTGATTCAAAAACATCAATTTGATATACCCAACATCGATCAACTCAATGATGAAGAACTTGCCGAAGAAATTTTAAATCAAAGCTACAAAAAAGGTGTTCCTCTCATTACGCTAGAGGATTTACAAAAAAAAGCAAAAGAAGAAATTGCGAAAATCTTAGAACAAAATCCTGGGAAAAGAGTTCGTCTAAAACACGTAGGTGGAGGTGGTGGAAAAGGACAAAGGATTGTAACAACAGCAGATCAAGTTCCTTCAGCTGTATTGGAAGTTTTATCAGAAGCAAAAGCTTTAGGTCCTGCAGATAATAAAAACTTTCTCATTGAATTAAATATAGAAAACACACGTCACAATGAAATACAGCTTTTAGGGAATGGAGAATGGGCAATTGCATTGGGTGGACGTGATTGCAGTATCCAAATGTATGAACAAAAATTAGTGGAGCTTTCCATAACCGATGAGCTTTATGCATACGAGATAGAACGTCTCTACAAAGAAGGTAAAGTCGAATGGGCAAAACGTTTAGAGCGTGATCGAGAGTTCCTTCGTCAAATGGAAGAACAAGGAGCACGTTTCGGGGAAGCTGTGGGATTGAATTCAGCTTCTACGTTTGAGTGTATTGTTTCGGATGAAGGTTTTTACTTCATGGAAGTAAATACTCGTATTCAAGTTGAACATCGAGTGACGGAAATGGTCTATGGTCTTCGCTTCCGAAACCCTAATAATCCTGATGATTACTTTGAGGTTGAATCCATTGTCGAAGCTATGGTTTTATGTGCAGCACATGGGAAGCGACTTCCTAAACCAGAAAGGTATCTAAAGAATTTGGCTGGCGGTGAGGTGCGTCTCAATGCCATGAATCAAGCTCTCCAACCTCATGCTGGAGGAATCATTGAATATTGGTCTGATCCCGTAGAATATGAATTACGGGATGATCAAGGAATTGGAATTCGAAACCCAGATACAAAAACTTTTATTCACTATCACTTAGCAGGTGCTTATGACTCCAATATTGCTTTGATTGTTTCTTGGGGAAATTCTCGTAAGCAAAATTTGGAACGCTTAGGGGATATTTTAAGAAGAATGGAGTTAAGAGGTGTGGATTTAGAAACCAACCGAGAATTCCACATGGGCATGGTATATTTTCTTTTAGGTTTGGATGAGATGGCAAGACCCGACACAAAAGTCACAATGCCCTATCTTGCAATGGTAGGCAATTTGGCTCAACATGCGAGAAATATCGATGTAGATACAGCATGGGAAATCATGGAAAATTTCTACATCAAGCTCTATGGAAATACAATCAAAAACATTATCGATTACAAACTTACTCTTATAACAAGACCCTTAAAGCAAATCCTTAAAGAACCTCATCTTTTAGCGGGTTGGTTAAGATACAATTATAACAAAAGTTTTGTTTTAGACACCAATCAAAGAGTGCGATGGATAAAAAATCCTTTGATTGTTTTAGATGATCTATATAGGTTTTTACACCTCGATGAGCGGGATACACCACCTTCTCAAAAAATCTGGTTCCATGATCATGAACTTCTTCAAAAGGGCTTGGAATTCTATCGAGATTTGTATCATCATTACAAAAATTTACCGGAAAACTTCTACGAACTTCACAAAATACTAACAGAAACATTCCAAATTGATGGAAAAAAGGAAATCCTTTCAGCTCACATTGGACATACTTTAGGTTTAGAACTTTTGGAGATTCTTATCTATGTAGGTTTAGAAAGTAAGATTTTTGATGTTTATTTAGATCGGAACTTAAGGCTTGTTTTCCCAAGTGAATATTATGATCCTCAAAGACAAAAAGAATACATTAAGCATTTATCTCCACCACCACCACGAACTTCAGATACTATTGTAGCTCCCATGGGAGGAATGATTTACTTCCGAGAAACACCCACAAGTCCACCATATGTTGAAGTGGGAAGTCATTTTGAAACAGGTCAACCTCTATTCGTAATTGAAGTGATGAAAATGTTCAATAAAATCCCAGCGGAATTCTCAGGAACTATTGTTGAAAAATTAGTAAAACAGGATGGAGTAGTTGTTCAAAAGGGACAAGCAATTTTTAAAGTAAAGCCTGATGAGGAAGTTGAAATCGAAACTCCAGAAATTCTAGAAAAGCGAAGAAAAGAATATACAAGAAAAATCATGGACAATATATACCAAAGCATGTAAGAAAAGGGCATATTCGAAAAAACAATGTACTAAAGAAGAAATTTATATTAAATTGATAGAATGAAAGTAGGTTTGTTTTTTGATGATTTGTTTTTAAAGCACGACACAGGAAGTTATCACCCCGAAACGCCGCAACGACTAATTGCAATCCACGAAAAATTGCTCAAATCAGGGGTTTATGATCGTTTCACTATGTTGCCTAAACGTTTTGCCACAACGGAAGAAATAGAACTTGTTCACAAAAAATCTTACATTGATTACGTAAGGCAGGTTTCTCAAAGAGGTGGTGGTTATTTAGATGGAGATACTCCGGTAAGTAAAGATTCTTTTGATTCGGCTTTGCTTGCCGTTGGTTGTGGTTTAGAGGCTGTTGATAAGGTTCTTTCAAATCATGTCCAAAGGGCGTTACTTCTTGTTCGACCACCTGGTCATCATTCCTTGAGATCTCGGGGTATGGGGTTTTGTCTTTTTAACAATGTGGCAATCACCGCAAGATATGCTCTATCAAAAGGACTAAAAAAGATCGTAATTTTGGATTGGGACGTTCATCACGGAAATGGAACTCAAGATGAATTCTATCAAGAAAAAGAAGTCTTGTTTATTAGCATTCATCAGTTTCCGTTTTATCCGGGGACAGGTGCGATTGATGAAATAGGGGAAGGCGAAGGAAAAGGTTTTACTTTGAATGTTCCCATGCCTAGGAGTTCAGGAGACTCTGAGTATAAAAAAGCATTTGAGGATCGTATACTTCCCAAAATCGTAGAGTATGAGCCTGAGTTGATTTTGATTTCAGCTGGCTTTGATGCCCATAAGATGGATCCCTTAGGAGGAATGGAGTTATCTTCAAAAATGTATGAATGGATGACAGAAAAGATTGTGAAGATTGCCAATGAATGTTGTGGTGGAAAGGTCATTTCTTATTTGGAAGGAGGGTATTCACTACCTGCTTTGGCTGAGTCAGTGAAACTTCACGCAGAAGTGCTTCTTGATGGATAAAAAATGGGTAAAAACGCAACCGTAGTTGCGTTTCTATAAAGCTTTGAGTTCTTGGATTAGTTTCGAAATTGCCTCTTTTGCATCACCGAAATACATCAAACAGTTAGGATACCCATAGAGTTCATTGTCAATACCAGCATAACCAGGTCTCAGGCTTCGTTTGATAACAACAGCTGTTTTTGCTTTGTCAACATTTAATATGGGCATACCGTAAATGGGACTATTGGGATTACTTCGAGCGGCGGGGTTTGTCACGTCATTTGCACCAATCACCAAAGCCACATCACAATTAGAAAACTCATCATTGATTTGATCCATTTCGTAAAGTCGATCATACGGAACTGCTGCTTCTGCAAGTAAAACGTTCATGTGTCCTGGCATTCTTCCGGCAACTGGATGGATGGCAAAACGAACATTCACATTACGTTTTTCTAATTCATCCATGAGTTCTTTTACTACATGTTGGGCTTGGGCAACTGCCATCCCATAACCTGGAACGATGATCACGTTGTTTGCTCCATCAAGCATCATGGCGAGTTCTTCAGAACCGACCTCTTTGACAACGATGTCTTTTTTCTCAGCAACAGGAGATCCTGCTGTTGTGGAACCAAATCCTCCTAACATCACATTAATTAAAGATCGATTCATTCCTTTACACATAATGTCAGTGAGGATGATACCTGAAGCTCCTACCAAAGATCCTGTGATAATGAGAACTGCATTATTCAAAACAAAACCTGTCATCGCAGCAGCTATACCTGAGTAGGAGTTCAAAAGAGAAATCACAACGGGCATGTCAGCACCACCAATGGGGATCACAATCAAAACCCCCAAAATCAAAGACAAGATGGCAATGGTAATTAAAACAACATTCACCTCCCAACCTATAGATTGAAAAACACTTGTTATTTCAGTAGTGTCTGTAGCAAATAAAATCCCAAGAATGATTGCAATCAAGAGCAAAGCAAAATTGATGGGATGTTGTAGAGGATATACCACAGCTTTTTCTGTGATGATACCTTGAAGTTTTCCGAAAGCCACAATAGAACCAGTAAGAGTTACCCCACCGATCAGTATAGACAAGAAAATCGTAATACCCACATACAGTTCAGAAGGAACTTCTTTGTAGAAGTCTGCCATAGCAACGAGCAAAGAGGCACCACCACCAAAGCCATTAAGTAAAGCTACCATTTGAGGCATTGCCGTCATTTGAACCTTTAGCGCCATGATACTTCCCACAATGGAACCAATAATCAATCCCACGATGATTAATTCATAAGATACGACATTTTGATCTAAAAGGGTTGCAATAATGGCAATGAGCATTCCTAATGCGGAGGTGAAGTTTCCTCTTCGGGCTGTTTTGACTTTACTCAGTTGTTTGATACCAAAAATAAATAAAGCAGCCGCAATTAAATAAATAATGATCAAAATCTCTTGGCTCATATCGTCTCCTTGAGGTTATTCTTTCTTCTTAAACATCCTTGTCATTCGGTCTGTTACTAAGTATCCTCCAACCACGTTGATGGTGGCTAAGAAAATAGCAATGAAACCCAACAAAGCAGAAATGCTGGTTTCAAATCCAAAAATTAGGACGTTTGCATCCAACTCAGAACCAGCACTCACAATAGAACCCACTAAGGTAATACCCGAAATGGCGTTGGAACCCGACATCAAAGGAGTATGAAGAGTAGGGGGAACTTTCGAAATTAACTCAAAACCTAAAAAAACCGCCAAAACAAAAACAGTAAACAATAAAACCAATTCATGAAATGACATACAAACCTCCTAAGTTTTAGCTGAAGTGATAAGTTCTTTTACTTTGGGATGAAGGATTTCCCCATTATAAGTGATTAAGCAGCCTTTGACGATTTCATCTTCTAAGTTTGTTAGGAATTTACCTTCTTTGTTGGTTAAGTATTCTATGAATGCTTGGATGTTTTTTGAGTAGAGTTGACTTGCATCAAAAGCCACATCAGAAACCACATTTGTAAAACCAATGATTTTGACTCCATATTTTTCGACTATTTTATCAGGTTCTGTGAGTTCGCAGTTTCCACCCGTTGATGCTGCTAAGTCAACGATTACCGAACCAGGTTGCATGACTTTTACCATATCTTCGGGGATCAACAAGGGAGCTCGTTTGCCAGGTACTTGAGCTGTGGTGATGACAATGTCCGCATTGGAAAGATGCTTCTTTAGGATTTCTTGTTGTTTTTGAAGAAATTCTTTTGAAACTTCTTTTGCGTAACCCCCTTCTTCTTCTACTACTTCTGGCGGTTCGATGTACTTGGCACCTAAACTTTGGACCTGTTCTTTAACTTCTTTTCGAACATCAGAAACTTCAACGACAGCACCCAAGCGCTTCGCAGTGGCAATTGCTTGTAGCCCTGCAACTCCAGCTCCCAAAACCACCACTTTTGCAGGAGAAACAGTTCCAGCTGCGGTCATCATCAAAGGAAAAACTTTTCTTGAATGATTGGCAGCGATAATTACCGCACGATACCCAGCTAAGTTTGTTTGGGAACTCAGTACGTCCATTCTTTGAGCTTTTGTGATTCTTGGGATGGCATCCATTGCTAAGACATTGACTTTTTTTTCCAGAGCTATGCGAACGAGATCTAGGTTAATCAAAGGAAAGAAAAAGCCCACGTAGTAAGAATTTTCTTTCATCATGTGGAGTTCTTGTTTGTTAGTTAATGGATGAACTGAAGGAACATTGACTTTGACTAAAATATCAGCTTCATTATAGATTTTTTCAATGTTATCATGAATGATGGCACCTGCTTCTTCGTATTGCTTGTTGGAAAATCCTGCCTCAACTCCAGCATCTTTTTGAACGTAAATAGTATAACCCATTTTTTTGAATTTAGCAACTGTTTCAGGAATTAAGGAAATTCGCTTTTCGCCTGTATGGATCTCTTTTGGAACACTAATGATCAAGGGACACCTTCCTGAATGAAAATTTAATAGTAAAAAATCTAAAGGATGAGCGAAAGACAAGAAAAAAACAAGTTTCTTCTCTTATTGGTAGTGGGACTTTGGTTTCATCAAAAGTAGTATCAAGAAAAGACTGAGAATTACAATAATAGAACTTGATGTTGGTAAATGTAAGGTTTTGTCTAAAAATGTAATTTCCCATTCCCATAAAGAAACAACAAAACCCAAAATCGTAGATGATACAGATATGAGGGTAGAGGAAAGAAAAGTAAAGAAAAAGTTTCTTGAGATCAACAAACTAATGGTGGGAGGTATCACCAAATGGGCAATAGTATAAAAAGAACCCATAAAGTGAATGGATAACGTCAAAATCCCAGATAGAATCAAGAAATAAATTCCTTCATAAAAAGAAACACGTATTCCTGAGATTTTCGAAAAAAGAGGATCAAAGCTAATTGCTAAAATTTTTTTATAAAAAATTACAAATAAAAAAAGAATGACAATCAAAGGGATTAAAATATGACTCCATTCTTTTTCGGAAATCAGAAGAATATTTCCAAAGTAAGCGGCAATGATGTGATTTTGCACATTTCCACTAAGAGAAGTAAGGATTTGTCCGAGGGCACCATAGAAAACAAAACCAGCAGCTAAAATCGCTTCTTTGAGGTTGAAACGCTCATACGCAACAAAAACGGGAAGAAAAAAGAGAATCCCCAAAATCAAAGTAAGTAACTCACTATGGATGTCTAAAAGTAAAACAAAAATCACACTTAACGTAATGGCTTGGGCTAACGTTATGCCTAAAAAAACGCTTTTTCGAAGGATTACGAAAACTCCCATCCAGCTTACAAAAACTCCCAAAACTCCACCCAAGAGAATTTGAGGCAGATAAAATAAAATCTTGTCGATCATACTTCCATCAAGACTTTGTTTTTAATCAAAAGCTTCCGAGAAAAGAACTTCAAGAAATCTTCGTTCATAATATGAGAAGTCATAAGGATGGAAACTTGGTATTCTTTGTGAATGGTATCAAGCAAAGAGAAAAACTGTTTTTGATTATCCACATCTACCGCAGCCAAGGGTTCATCAAAGACAATGAGTTCTGGTTTTCGAAGAAGAGCTCTGGAAATGAAGGTTCGTTGTAGCTCTCCTCCTGAGCATTCCCGTAAAAGAAGATGTTTTTTTTCGAAAAGATTGGTTTTCTTTAGAACCTCATTGATTTCTTTTTGTCTTTCATGTTTTCTCTTGTTTGGAAATAGCTTAGTGTCGTAGTATAGTTCTAATGTCTCTTCAATGGTTAATAAAAACTCTTTGGGTATTTCTAAGGCTTGAGGAACATACGAACAAGATGAATAAAAAAAAGAAATCGATCCTTGCAGAGGTCTTTGAATACCTAAAATCGTTTTGATAAGAGTGGTCTTTCCTACACCATTAGAACCAAGTAAAAGAATCTTATCACCACGATGGATTTGAAGAGAAAGGTTTTGAATTAAGATATTTTTTTTATAGCCAATCTCAGCATTTTCAATTTTGACCAGAAGATTTTCAGAGAAACTCATATATTTTTAGAGATGGTTTCCAAGATTGTCTCCATCAATTTTTCATAGGTTGGGATTTTATCTGTGATGTTCGTGGGCACTACTACGTATTTGACTCCAGTTCTTTCGGAAACAAACTGAGCATATTTGGGATTGTTGTAAGGCGCAATTAAAATCAATTGAACTTTTTGAGCTTTAACAATATCCACAACTTTTAATAAGTAGCTCGCTGAAGGAGGAACTCCGGGTTTTTCTTCTAAAGATGTTACTTCCACAAATCCAAAACGATTAAGAAAGTAGATGAATTCTCTATGATGAACAGCTACCCTTACACCTTTGAGGTTTTGGTATTGTTTGATTTTTTCTATTGTGAAGTTTTTGATCCTTTGGGAAAAATTCAGATACTGTTCTTCGTAGTAGTTGGCATTGGCGTTGTCGATTTTTTGTAGGTGATCTTTGATATTTCGGGCTATGATCACTGCATTGAGAGGATCGAGCCAGTAATGAGGGTTTCCATAAATGTGAATATCTCCCATCGAACGATCAACAGGGGTTGTAGGTTTTTCTAAGACTTGAATGCCCACACTCACATCGCAGTTTCCCGGCATTCCTGTGTAGATTTTGGGATTTCTTGACTGTTCAATCAACTTTGGAAGCCAACCTACTTCCAAATCCATTCCAATATACACAAGCAAATCAGCTTGATTGAGTTTAAGAATGTAATCAGGTCTTGCATCGGCGAAGTGGGGATCCACGTCACTCGGGATTAACGATTCTACTTGAACTTTGTTTCCTCCCACTTGTTCTGCAATGTGCTTTAAAACACTCAATGTCGTAACAATCTTGATTTTGGCGAAAATACTTATGGGTAAAAATAACAAAACTACAAATAACCATCGTTTCATTTTTGGACTCCTTTAGTATTTATGAGCAGGATGCATCCCTATGATAAACACAGCTTGGAAGTAATACTGCCGTGTTTTTTGTCCGTTTCCAAAATCTCCCGTGTTGGTAGCTTGGATACGAAAATACGAAAATTCTGAAGGCTTATACGTCAAAACAAGACTATTTTCTTCGGTTCCGTTTTTTTTATATTCTCTTGTTCGTTTGTAGGGATTGACTTGTTCTAAAGAAGGGATGAAGTAATAATCATAACGATAGCCAATGAACCAACCATCTAAAAATTGGTATTCAAGAAAATGATACACTCCAAAGTTTCGGCTTTTTATATCGATCTTTTCAGGAGGGTTGAAATCAAAAGTATCACCAAAGAAGTCAGTTGGTTCTTTTAAGGTAAAGTCTTCTTTTACAAAATATCGCCATCGTTCTTTTTGTCGTATTAAGTTTTCTCGATACCAGAATTCAGATTGAAGAAAAAAGGTTTTGTATCTTCCCTTTTTGTATTTCAAATAAAAATCAAAACCCACTTGTTGATTCCATTCATTGGGAAGTTCTGTAGGATGCCATCGCAAGAAGGAAAAACCAAACTCCGTTCCCCAGTAATTTGATAAAGGAAAGAAGTGTTTAAGATGCAATGTGTATAAAGGATTTTGTTTGAGCTCTCCTTCTGAGTGGGCATGACCAAAGACTCTTCCATTGTAAACACCTAAGCTTAATTCCTGCCAAAAGCTCCAAGGGAAGAGATAACTTAATTCCAATCCTGTATCTAAAATACCTTCGTAATCAAGGAGTTCTTTGTGAACCACCGGTGGCGTAGTAAAGGGCCAATCATGCTGATGGATGCCATTGAGCCTTCCTACATCAGGAAACATTCTTCCCAAACGTATGTTCACTCTCGGAATGATGGTTGCGGGAAACAAAAAAAAGGCTTCGTGAACCTCAGGAAAAAGTTTTCCCTCTTCGTAATGAGCGGCAAACGTCAAGGTTCCAAAAGCAAGTTGATCGATGGCACTATAAAAACCAAACTCTCCTGTTCGAATGATGTATTTTCGGTCTGTGGTGCGAACTTTGTTGTTGTCCCATTCATATACACTATCGATTGCTGCCATCAAATCCAAGGTCCAACTTCGATTGAATACTTGGAATTGAAATTGGGTGGGGCTTCCTGTGAAGGTTTCTTTTTGGGTTTCTTTTTGAGGGGAAGTTTTTTTGATTTCTTCTTCGAAAAGTTTTTCAATCTCTTGACCATGAAGGCTAAAGACAAAAACTAAAAAAGCCAATACTTGTTTGTGTTTCATTTTTTTATTCCAAAAAAACCCATTAGCAATTGCTAATGGGCACGGGGTGTTGGGTAAAGATACTTAGTCATGTGGCCAAACAAAATTGGGTTTTGAATACATTTTTTGAATAGTGATTTCTGCATTTTTGATTTCGAATCCTCTTGCTTGTCCACCACAGGTTCCAAACTCTTCTTCATCGAAAAGCTTGGCTGGTTGATTCGACCTGGGAGTTCCACAATCACCATTTCCTGCGATAAGGTGTGGCTTACAATTTTCATAGTGTATTTCTAAACAAACTCTGTATTCTTTGTTTAATTCAGTAGGTTTTAGTTGTGGAGTTAGATCTTTTTGTTTGTTTGAGGCTCTGTTGAAAGCTTTTCCTTGATTCAGTGCTAGCTCGAAGCCAATTCGTCTGTTAGAATCATTTGGATCCGAAGAACCATAAAAAATGATCTTTGAGTCATCTCCAAGAAGTTTATAAGTTATGCTTGCATTTGCTAAAGGATCATCAGGAGCTGTGATCCTTCCTGTTCCTCTAATGACATTTCCATCACAAATTAACTGACCTGAGAGTGTTAATGCCACATCGTTGTTTTGATGATCTTTTGTATTAGCAGCGGTACAATATTGAGGATTCAAAGCTTGAAGAAGCAAAAACCCCACAATGGTATCTTGGTTGTCATCTTTTTTTTGATTGAAGATGGTGCAATTACTGATAGCAAACGTTATCGCAACTATCAAGCTTACTATACTTATTTTTTTTATTCTCATGATTTTTCTCCAATTTTGATGTGATTTTTAATCCCAGAAATCACATTTCTTTTTTGGTTTTTTTTCGTCAACCTAAAAGTGTGATTTTTATTTAATTTTTTCACACTGAAGAATAAGAGTGATCGTTTTTTAAAAGAACAAAAGATTTACTTGACTACTAATACATCCTTATTTTAATGGATAGAAAATAAAATTTTTATAGAATCAAGTTTTATGGTAGAAGCATTTGTCAAGATTTCTGAAGAACTATTACGAAATTATCCTGGGATTGAAATCTATGACTTAAAGGTTTCAAAATTAAGGAACGACTATTACATTCAGATTGAGTTAGACAATCTTCATCATCCTCTTGGGGCAGTTTCGATAGATGTTTGTGAGTCTTTTAGTAAGAAATTCATTGAAGTTTTGGATGAAAAAATCATCCACGCAAATGGAGATCAAGCAAATCACGACGAACTTCTTCCTTATGATTTACAGATTGATAATTATACGCTTGAGGTTTCTTCTGCGGGAGCTGAACGAGAGCTAAAACTACCCAGAGACTTGGAAAGATTCAAGCAATATCCAATGAAGGTTTATCACAAGTCAGACTCAACCGAAAATTCAATGTACCAAGAAAAAATTTTAAAATATGTCTCGCAAGATGAAGAAAATTTTGTTTTTTCGTTGTATATACCAAAAAAAGAAAGAAAATTGAAGAAAAAAAAAGCTAATTTAGAAAATTACATCATACCAAAAAAAGATATCATAAAGATAAATTTGTATTTAGATGTTTAAATTTAATTGTTTGAGGGGTTTATGGTAGCAAAAGATGTGGGTTTGGCAAACACAAGGTCTACTCGAAACAAACCAACTGAACCTAATTTTTCGAAATTTTACGAAGATTTGAAAAATATTGCCTTAGCAAAAAATCTAACTTTAGAGCAAACCATCGAAATTCTCAAAGGTTCTTTTTTATCGATTTTACACAAGAAATATGGCTCTAATGCCAACATTGATATCATCATGGATCCCGAAAAAGGAATATTCGATATCTATATTCACTATACAGTAGTCGAAAAAGTCAAAAGCCCAGACTATGAAAAATCCTTAGAAGAAGCAAGAGCGATTGATCCTCAAGCTAAGATTGGTTCAACTATCACTATCCAAGAGAGTTTTGAAAGCTTCACCCGATACAATGCAAATGAAATCCAAACGACTTTCCACCAAAGATTAAAAGATTTAGAAAATGAGTATATTTATTCTGAATTTATAACCAAAAAAGGAGAGATTGTAAGCGCACAAGTGTTGTCCTTTGTGGGGAATAAAGATGTGCCAGTGATGATTGGGAAAGCTTCAGGGGTCATTCCTAAAAGTGAACAAATGCCGAAAGATCGTTATGCACCGGGAAAAATTATCAA
Coding sequences within it:
- a CDS encoding biotin carboxylase, coding for MKSVKEITKIKYLDSPSEWVRSFACNHLSILIVCRGPIRKEAMDVFEGLGIRYGILLSEKDSVVYPQTLAPELRQIRDPERVHRIPDYTGATQDERNQRIQDIINICKKYNYTHVFAGYGFMAEDAHFVSSLENAGIGFVGPESGVHLKAGSKDNAKKIARKVQVSVTPGIDNITSLTLIDKVQGRNGLLDLIQKHQFDIPNIDQLNDEELAEEILNQSYKKGVPLITLEDLQKKAKEEIAKILEQNPGKRVRLKHVGGGGGKGQRIVTTADQVPSAVLEVLSEAKALGPADNKNFLIELNIENTRHNEIQLLGNGEWAIALGGRDCSIQMYEQKLVELSITDELYAYEIERLYKEGKVEWAKRLERDREFLRQMEEQGARFGEAVGLNSASTFECIVSDEGFYFMEVNTRIQVEHRVTEMVYGLRFRNPNNPDDYFEVESIVEAMVLCAAHGKRLPKPERYLKNLAGGEVRLNAMNQALQPHAGGIIEYWSDPVEYELRDDQGIGIRNPDTKTFIHYHLAGAYDSNIALIVSWGNSRKQNLERLGDILRRMELRGVDLETNREFHMGMVYFLLGLDEMARPDTKVTMPYLAMVGNLAQHARNIDVDTAWEIMENFYIKLYGNTIKNIIDYKLTLITRPLKQILKEPHLLAGWLRYNYNKSFVLDTNQRVRWIKNPLIVLDDLYRFLHLDERDTPPSQKIWFHDHELLQKGLEFYRDLYHHYKNLPENFYELHKILTETFQIDGKKEILSAHIGHTLGLELLEILIYVGLESKIFDVYLDRNLRLVFPSEYYDPQRQKEYIKHLSPPPPRTSDTIVAPMGGMIYFRETPTSPPYVEVGSHFETGQPLFVIEVMKMFNKIPAEFSGTIVEKLVKQDGVVVQKGQAIFKVKPDEEVEIETPEILEKRRKEYTRKIMDNIYQSM
- a CDS encoding histone deacetylase, whose amino-acid sequence is MDRMKVGLFFDDLFLKHDTGSYHPETPQRLIAIHEKLLKSGVYDRFTMLPKRFATTEEIELVHKKSYIDYVRQVSQRGGGYLDGDTPVSKDSFDSALLAVGCGLEAVDKVLSNHVQRALLLVRPPGHHSLRSRGMGFCLFNNVAITARYALSKGLKKIVILDWDVHHGNGTQDEFYQEKEVLFISIHQFPFYPGTGAIDEIGEGEGKGFTLNVPMPRSSGDSEYKKAFEDRILPKIVEYEPELILISAGFDAHKMDPLGGMELSSKMYEWMTEKIVKIANECCGGKVISYLEGGYSLPALAESVKLHAEVLLDG
- a CDS encoding NAD(P)(+) transhydrogenase (Re/Si-specific) subunit beta, with translation MSQEILIIIYLIAAALFIFGIKQLSKVKTARRGNFTSALGMLIAIIATLLDQNVVSYELIIVGLIIGSIVGSIMALKVQMTAMPQMVALLNGFGGGASLLVAMADFYKEVPSELYVGITIFLSILIGGVTLTGSIVAFGKLQGIITEKAVVYPLQHPINFALLLIAIILGILFATDTTEITSVFQSIGWEVNVVLITIAILSLILGVLIVIPIGGADMPVVISLLNSYSGIAAAMTGFVLNNAVLIITGSLVGASGIILTDIMCKGMNRSLINVMLGGFGSTTAGSPVAEKKDIVVKEVGSEELAMMLDGANNVIIVPGYGMAVAQAQHVVKELMDELEKRNVNVRFAIHPVAGRMPGHMNVLLAEAAVPYDRLYEMDQINDEFSNCDVALVIGANDVTNPAARSNPNSPIYGMPILNVDKAKTAVVIKRSLRPGYAGIDNELYGYPNCLMYFGDAKEAISKLIQELKAL
- a CDS encoding NAD(P) transhydrogenase subunit alpha, which produces MSFHELVLLFTVFVLAVFLGFELISKVPPTLHTPLMSGSNAISGITLVGSIVSAGSELDANVLIFGFETSISALLGFIAIFLATINVVGGYLVTDRMTRMFKKKE
- a CDS encoding Re/Si-specific NAD(P)(+) transhydrogenase subunit alpha; the protein is MSFAHPLDFLLLNFHSGRCPLIISVPKEIHTGEKRISLIPETVAKFKKMGYTIYVQKDAGVEAGFSNKQYEEAGAIIHDNIEKIYNEADILVKVNVPSVHPLTNKQELHMMKENSYYVGFFFPLINLDLVRIALEKKVNVLAMDAIPRITKAQRMDVLSSQTNLAGYRAVIIAANHSRKVFPLMMTAAGTVSPAKVVVLGAGVAGLQAIATAKRLGAVVEVSDVRKEVKEQVQSLGAKYIEPPEVVEEEGGYAKEVSKEFLQKQQEILKKHLSNADIVITTAQVPGKRAPLLIPEDMVKVMQPGSVIVDLAASTGGNCELTEPDKIVEKYGVKIIGFTNVVSDVAFDASQLYSKNIQAFIEYLTNKEGKFLTNLEDEIVKGCLITYNGEILHPKVKELITSAKT
- a CDS encoding metal ABC transporter permease, with amino-acid sequence MIDKILFYLPQILLGGVLGVFVSWMGVFVILRKSVFLGITLAQAITLSVIFVLLLDIHSELLTLILGILFFLPVFVAYERFNLKEAILAAGFVFYGALGQILTSLSGNVQNHIIAAYFGNILLISEKEWSHILIPLIVILFLFVIFYKKILAISFDPLFSKISGIRVSFYEGIYFLILSGILTLSIHFMGSFYTIAHLVIPPTISLLISRNFFFTFLSSTLISVSSTILGFVVSLWEWEITFLDKTLHLPTSSSIIVILSLFLILLLMKPKSHYQ